The window TCGATCATGGCGGAGATCATCGCCGTCCGGCGCGGGGGGAGCGGCGCGCCGATGACCGCAGATATCCGGGAGCTCTTGCGGGAAGCGATCCCCGGATGAGCTCCGGAAGCGGCGACCCGGCGGAGAAGCAGGGGCCGGATCGCCCGAAGAGGCGCCATCCGGCCCCACCCGATGCTCCACGAATGACCTGCGCGGTGCCTTCGGAGGAGACTATTCGCGGAGGAACTCCCGGAGCTTGCGGGCGTAAGTGGGATGCCGCAGGCGGGCGAGGGCCTGGGCCTCGATCTGCCGCACCCGCTCCCGCGTAACCCCCAGCTTGCGCCCCACCTCCTCCAGCGTGTAGGAACGCCCGTCCGCCAGCCCATAGCGCAGCTGGAGGATGCGGGCTTCGCGCGGGGAGAGGGTGGCCAGCGCCTCGTGCAGGATCTCCCGCAACATCTGCTGGCTCACTGCCTCCGCCGGGGAGGCCGTCCCCCGATCCTCGATGAAGTCCCCCAGCACGCTCTCTTCCTCATCATCCGTGGGGGTCTCCAAGGAGAGAGGCTGGCGGGCCATCTGGAGCAACTGCTCCGCCCGCGCCCGGGGGATGCCCATCGCCTCCGCCAGCTCCTCCGGCGTCGGCTCCCGGCCCAGCTCCTGGGCCAGTTGCTGCTGGAGGCGCATGAGCTTGTTGATCTGATCCCCCATATGGACAGGGACGCGGATGGTGCGGGATTGGTCGGCGATGGCCCGGGTGACCGCCTGGCGGATCCACCAGGTGGCATAGGTGGAGAACTTGTGGCCCCGGCGCCAGTCGAATTTCTTCACCGCCCGGATCAGGCCGATGTTGCCCTCCTGGATGAGGTCCGAAAGGGGAAGGCCCCGGCCCGCGTATTTCTTGGCCACGCTGATCACCAATCGGGTGTTGGCCAGGATGAGGTGTTCCTGGGCCGCCCGCCCGTCGGCGACGATCTCCTCCAGCCGACGGCGCTCCTCGGGGGAGAGACCCCCCTGGGCCAGGCGTCGCTCCGCCGCCCGCCCGCGCTCGATCCGCCGGGCCAGCTCCACCTCCTCCTCCGGCGTCAGCAGGGGGATCCGCCCCACCTCCTTGAGATAGAGGCTGAGGAGGTCATCGGAGTCCAGCTCCGCCTCCAGCTCCTCCTCCCAGAGGCCTTCTTCGTCAACCTCCTCCTCCGCGGAGATCGGGCCTTCCTCCTCGGGAGCGTCCGTAACCTCCACCCCTGCCTCCAG is drawn from Thermoflexus hugenholtzii and contains these coding sequences:
- a CDS encoding RNA polymerase sigma factor, whose product is MLEGILSPHRTTLDQLLALGRSRGYVTFEEILEFFPEAENDLDRLDEIFAALLEAGVEVTDAPEEEGPISAEEEVDEEGLWEEELEAELDSDDLLSLYLKEVGRIPLLTPEEEVELARRIERGRAAERRLAQGGLSPEERRRLEEIVADGRAAQEHLILANTRLVISVAKKYAGRGLPLSDLIQEGNIGLIRAVKKFDWRRGHKFSTYATWWIRQAVTRAIADQSRTIRVPVHMGDQINKLMRLQQQLAQELGREPTPEELAEAMGIPRARAEQLLQMARQPLSLETPTDDEEESVLGDFIEDRGTASPAEAVSQQMLREILHEALATLSPREARILQLRYGLADGRSYTLEEVGRKLGVTRERVRQIEAQALARLRHPTYARKLREFLRE